The following is a genomic window from Mus pahari chromosome 1, PAHARI_EIJ_v1.1, whole genome shotgun sequence.
aataaaatgtacttttattaaaattttcaaaataaataaataaataaaacactataaAGAATTCTACTGCCCTGAGATTTAAGCCTTTTGTCTCTAATACTTGGGACTCTAATGCCAATGACCGCTCATGGCAATTATCATTGATGGAGCTTGGCGAGCTAGAGCataagagagaacagagaagcgttcatgccccccccccccacctccagtcTCGTGTTGTTGCTTGGTGAACCACATGAGATGTACACCTGCCCTCAGCTCTTACAGTCCTTTATCAGGGTTCAGGGAATAAGGTCACACAAGGTCCACTGGCCTGGGTGCCACTCCACTGCCCCAAAGAATAGTGCCTTGAATGTGAAGTGTTCCCTCAGGAACCTTGACAGGAACACAGGCAGCTAGTgtaagggcagccagtgctgctTAGGGCCCTGGAAAAGGCCAAGGTACCCAAGCCCTTTCTTCACCCAAGGGTCATCTAGAGACCCATCTTGGATTTATGTGACCTCAGAGAACCAAAAGAATCATGGGTGGAAATTAGGAAAACTCGTTTTAGCTTTTTAACTTTTAGTGAGGTCCAGTATTAGAATGGACTACCCCTGGTCTTTAaacatccatttgtctgtctcaTGCCACAGAGTTCCTACTGGGAAGCCTGTGTCTAAACTGCTGGGTTCCTCTGAGTCCCTTTGCTTGGCTGTCTCTACCTTTGatagggaaaaggaagaagtaggGCTCTGGGGAACCAGGCATCCCAGGGTCTGGAGCCTGAACCGGGACCACTAAAGAcaagggggtaggggtgggggtgagtgaCACAGGCATACCAGTTTCTCCCAAGCCCTGTTTACTACATGTGCCCTATAATCCTGAGCATAACCTCACCGACTGCTGCTGCTGACAGACACAGCTCCAGAGCCTGGAGATCTGCGTGCCCGTGCAGACCAACTAATATAACAACCTCTGCTGCCCCTTCTGATTATCTGGAAAGTGAGAGGTAGGATTTGGAAAGCTCTGAGGAGCCCTCGAGCTCTGGCAGCTGTGGGTTGCCCCACTCTTCTGAGTGGGTGAGTAGTGTAAGCGGGGCTGCCTATGATCACCGCAGACCTTGGTCTGGGTGCTTCTTCATTCAACCTCCAGCTAATGTTGACTaaggttttttgttattgcttgcttgcttgtttttaggGTGCCAAAAGTGGATGGAACCCAGAACCCTGAGCTTCCAGGCAAATCCTCTGCCACGGAACCACACCCACAGCCCTCAACCTGTCACATTCTTGTCCCAGGTGTCGCTTAGCACTATGGAGCCATAGTATGATATGTGAATGTGACGTTTGGTAGGAAGCCTTTCCTCTATAAGCAGAGTTAGACTCAACAGAGCCACCGAGGCCCGAGTCTAGCTCTGCTTTTCTGTAGACTGGTCCCTGCTACTCCAGGAACTAGGGAGACTTTCTAGCTCAGAACTGTACTCTGCACCTGCCACATGATAAGAAAGCAGTCCCAGGACTCTGGGAGACTGACATGGCCTCCCCTGGTCTGCCACCACGCACAGCTTAGGTGCCCTTGAACAAAACAACCTTGTTCTTGCACTGGGGATGTAACTCCACTGGTGGTGTCCCTCCTTAGCATTCATAAGGCCCTGGGCTCGACCCCAGGATAGCATGAACTGCATAAATATGGTGGCTcctgcctgtgattccaggacttaggaggaggaggaaggaagaccaaggtcAAGGTTGCCCCTGGGATGTATGAGATtgtcttttaagaaataaagttgagggctggagagatggctcagtggttaagtacactgactgctcttccaaggtcctgagttgaaatcccagcaaccacatggtggNNNNNNNNNNNNNNNNNNNNNNNNNNNNNNNNNNNNNNNNNNNNNNNNNNNNNNNNNNNNNNNNNNNNNNNNNNNNNNNNNNNNNNNNNNNNNNNNNNNNNNNNNNNNNNNNNNNNNNNNNNNNNNNNNNNNNNNNNNNNNNNNNNNNNNNNNNNNNNNNNNNNNNNNNNNNNNNNNNNNNNNNNNNNNNNNNNNNNNNNNNNNNNNNNNNNNNNNNNNNNNNNNNNNNNNNNNNNNNNNNNNNNNNNNNNNNNNNNNNNNNNNNNNNNNNNNNNNNNNNNNNNNccctgtctcgaaaaaaaaaaaattgattttcagCCCCATTCCTTTGTAATCACTAAAAGACAGATCGGCAACAGGGCTGAGGGGAGTAGCTTTTCTGATCAGGTAAGAGTCCTGCCTAGGCTCACAGAGGGTGAAGAAAACCCAGCTGCCCACAGGTCTTCCTGGACCTGCCTCACTCCCTCTAGTATTAGGCACTAGACACAGGCGGCAGGAAATGTCAGTGAAGACTCATTCTGAAGAAACCTCAGATCCTGATCTCCAGGTGGGTCTGTGCAGAGGCTTCAGGCTAGGAAGGGCCTGAAAGCTGATATCTGGGAGGGCGGGACTCTAAAACACCAGCAAATAAAAGCCTGGAGAGCCAGCGCCAGTTTGGAGACCAGCAGGAGGCACCAGGAGTCTTCAGTTGCTTCTGTACTGGTAAGATGCTGAAGCTGAGCAGCTGGAGCCAGGGAGGGATGGTGAGGCAGGGCCTTGTAGCCAAAGTGGCACATGGATGGGGGAATTGTTATGTACCCCAGATGGTGAGGGACATTCCAGGGGAGAGTCTGCATAGAAGGATGACATATAAGTGGCTATTCATACCCTTCCAGAGTAGCTGAGGCAGGGAAGcaacccccccccactcccaccaaaGGCAGAGATGATAAAGACCACCACCCAGGCACACCTCACCAATAAGGGGACCCAGAAGCCTGGCTTGATGGTGGAGAGGCACAGTTTCAAAGACTTCCCTTCCCACCCAGTCCTTTGCAGATGCCCATGGCACAACAAGTCTTGCTCCTCTGCCTGCTGGGCCTGGCAGTCACTGAAGGGCATGGTCCAGAGGCATCCATCCCAGGCTGCCACTTGCACCGTGAGTAACTCTGCTTGGAGAGTGGATGAACGAGTAACCCGGCCAGCATGGCCTTCACCCACTGCTCCCTTGTCTGCTTCCAGCCTTCAATGTGACGGTGCGAAGTGGTCGCCGCGGCACCTGCCAGGGCTCCCACGTGGCACAGGCATGTGTCGGACACTGTGAGTCTAGTGCTTTCCCTTCCCGGTACTCTGTGCTGGTGGCCAGCGGCTGTCGGCACAAcatcacctctgcctcccagtgctgcaCCATCAGCAGCCTCAAAAAGGTAAGGGGCCCGAACCTGACGGGGGCGTGAGGGTGGGGCCCTAGGGTGGGAAGGAATGGGAACAAAGTTGGGTCCTCCTCCAACAGGTGAGGGTGTGGCTGCAGTGTGTGGGGAACCAGCGTGGGGAGCTTGAGATCTTTACTGCCAGGGCCTGCCAGTGTGATATGTGCCGTCTCTCCCGCTACTAGTCCCTGAAGGGCTCAGGCTCCAGTCCTGGACCAACATGTCATGGGTCTCTCAAACTCGGGGCTCTGACCCTCTTTAGCGTCTGTGAAGATGGGGTTTCGCCTACTTTGACCCTGCCCTCCCAGCAGCCTCATTGCTACATTCTCCTTCGCTCCTGTGCTCAATAAAGCAAGCAATGCTTGAGTTTCGCTCTTTATTAAGTCTGCCCCCTAGCCAGGTGAAGGGGGCAGACCATGATTACTGTGACCCCCCCCTCACCCCAGGACAATGTGAATCTTCTTGCCTGtgccctcacccctccccctgcccaatAAATAAAAAGGGGATAAGGAAGTTCAGGGCAACGGAGAGGAAAGGAGGCTGTCCCTGGACAATGTCTTGTTGAGGGTGAGCTGGCCAGAATAAATAGACTGTGCCCCCATGGTGGGGATGAGGACGGCCCTGGCCAGGAGCTGAGTGTCTATGCCCCAGGCCGGGAGCAGGGGTAGAGGCCCAACTGCCGCCTGGAGCCTGGCTGTGTAGGGCAGGGGAGGATCCCTGATGGCAGCTTCCCAGTCACATACTTGCCCTGGTCTAGTCTGGCCAGAATCTTGCCACAAAGGCCTGCGAGTACTGCTGCCAAGACTACCACCTCGCCTTCTTGTCTCCCCTCCATGAAAGCTG
Proteins encoded in this region:
- the Gpha2 gene encoding glycoprotein hormone alpha-2, producing MPMAQQVLLLCLLGLAVTEGHGPEASIPGCHLHPFNVTVRSGRRGTCQGSHVAQACVGHCESSAFPSRYSVLVASGCRHNITSASQCCTISSLKKVRVWLQCVGNQRGELEIFTARACQCDMCRLSRY